A genomic region of Enterococcus sp. 12C11_DIV0727 contains the following coding sequences:
- a CDS encoding methionine ABC transporter ATP-binding protein, with amino-acid sequence MIELKNIDVTFYQKKQQIDAVRNVTLTIEKEDVFGIVGYSGAGKSTLVRVINLLQRPTSGEVIINNQNILGFSPKELRAQRKKIGMIFQHFNLMKERTIFANVDFSLKYSGLSKEQRKEKIERLLDLVGLSEKKDAYPSQLSGGQKQRVAIARALANDPEILLCDEATSALDPKTTIQILELLKKLNKELGLTIVLITHEMQVVKEICNKVAVMEDGQVIEQNDIVSIFSQPKEALTKDFIRTATHIDQALETIIQHPSLTDLGGNEVLVEISYVGEQTSEPLIAQLYSKYHVVTNILYGNVEILQQVPIGNLIVILSGEETQREKAIDFLQQQGVKIKILKTSESKENVIPLHVI; translated from the coding sequence ATGATCGAATTAAAAAATATAGATGTCACTTTTTATCAAAAAAAACAGCAAATCGATGCAGTAAGAAATGTCACCTTAACCATTGAAAAAGAAGATGTATTCGGAATTGTCGGTTATTCAGGAGCTGGCAAAAGTACCTTGGTGCGGGTAATCAACTTACTGCAGCGACCAACATCGGGTGAAGTCATTATCAACAATCAAAATATTTTAGGCTTTTCACCGAAAGAACTAAGAGCACAACGTAAAAAAATCGGGATGATTTTCCAGCACTTTAATCTGATGAAGGAGCGAACGATTTTTGCTAATGTTGATTTTTCACTAAAGTATTCTGGTTTATCCAAAGAACAGCGAAAAGAAAAAATCGAGCGTTTGCTTGATCTAGTAGGTCTTTCAGAGAAAAAAGATGCCTACCCTAGCCAGTTATCTGGTGGACAGAAGCAGCGCGTAGCGATTGCTAGAGCTTTAGCAAATGATCCAGAAATTTTATTGTGCGATGAAGCAACGAGTGCATTAGATCCAAAAACGACGATTCAGATTTTAGAGTTATTAAAGAAATTAAATAAAGAACTCGGCTTAACAATTGTTTTGATCACGCATGAAATGCAAGTCGTAAAAGAAATTTGTAACAAAGTAGCTGTGATGGAAGATGGACAAGTGATTGAACAAAATGATATTGTTTCGATTTTCAGCCAACCAAAAGAAGCCTTGACGAAGGACTTTATCCGAACAGCGACACATATTGACCAAGCCTTGGAGACGATTATTCAACATCCTAGTTTGACTGATTTGGGTGGGAATGAAGTGTTGGTAGAAATTTCTTATGTAGGGGAACAAACGAGTGAACCATTGATTGCACAGCTGTATAGCAAATACCATGTTGTGACGAATATTTTGTACGGTAATGTAGAAATCTTGCAGCAAGTGCCAATTGGCAATTTGATCGTGATTCTTTCGGGAGAAGAAACACAACGAGAAAAAGCAATAGACTTTTTACAACAACAAGGGGTAAAAATCAAAATCTTGAAAACAAGTGAATCAAAAGAAAATGTTATCCCATTACATGTTATCTAA
- a CDS encoding histidine kinase dimerization/phospho-acceptor domain-containing protein, translating into MKNKLTRKLILYFSLTLLLFSLVIGVAFSTLFSKQTITIHTEEMTRRATVIAETLSHYFDEQETTNESNSSMNGMMGSGSSIKMGMGYSSFLNFMDQLALDDIWIVDENADTITVGHGMHNKEYSKLPENAQNVIKRVYAGKTTTSNAFSHFIGKPTVTVGAPVTNNDGTVLAVVLLHSAVSSVHKEENQGYLLLFISILIAWNIGLLLSILLSKKFIAPINKMSHFTEELVVENYEESLDIQTKDKIGQLSEKLTIKKNRLAEAKFQRENREQAQKNFLSTISHELRTPVTIIRGSLESLNDG; encoded by the coding sequence ATGAAAAACAAGCTGACTAGAAAACTTATTCTTTATTTTTCTCTAACGCTGTTGCTTTTTTCATTAGTAATTGGTGTAGCATTTAGTACTTTATTTTCTAAACAAACGATCACGATCCATACAGAAGAAATGACACGCCGAGCAACAGTTATCGCCGAGACTTTAAGCCACTATTTTGACGAACAAGAAACTACAAATGAAAGTAACTCATCTATGAATGGCATGATGGGATCTGGTTCTTCCATTAAGATGGGGATGGGGTATTCTTCTTTCCTTAATTTCATGGATCAGTTAGCACTGGATGATATTTGGATAGTTGATGAAAATGCTGATACGATTACCGTCGGTCATGGTATGCACAATAAAGAATATAGTAAGTTACCTGAGAATGCGCAAAATGTCATCAAAAGAGTTTATGCTGGAAAAACAACGACTAGTAATGCTTTTAGTCATTTTATTGGAAAACCAACCGTAACAGTCGGTGCTCCTGTCACGAATAACGATGGCACTGTTTTAGCTGTGGTTTTACTTCATTCAGCAGTCTCCAGCGTTCATAAAGAAGAGAATCAGGGGTATTTATTGCTCTTTATCAGTATTTTGATTGCTTGGAACATCGGACTGTTACTCTCTATTTTATTATCAAAAAAATTCATCGCCCCGATCAATAAAATGAGTCATTTTACAGAAGAGCTTGTTGTAGAAAATTATGAAGAATCGTTAGACATCCAGACTAAAGATAAAATAGGTCAATTGAGCGAAAAATTGACTATTAAAAAAAATCGTTTAGCAGAAGCGAAATTTCAGCGGGAAAATCGTGAACAAGCACAAAAAAATTTTTTATCCACGATTTCTCACGAATTGCGAACGCCAGTAACGATCATTCGCGGCTCACTCGAATCCTTAAATGATGGTTGA
- a CDS encoding zinc-ribbon domain-containing protein, translated as MFIVWGSKGFEQDLGDTVIQCDCSHCNNEVVMQGKQIGRKFTLFWIPLFTTSSSHYLLCPICGYGKELSKDVLTQYLVSTAETITE; from the coding sequence ATGTTTATTGTTTGGGGTAGTAAAGGATTTGAACAAGATTTAGGGGATACGGTGATTCAATGTGACTGTAGCCATTGTAACAACGAAGTGGTTATGCAAGGAAAACAAATCGGACGAAAATTCACGTTATTTTGGATTCCGCTTTTTACAACATCATCTAGTCATTATCTACTATGTCCAATTTGCGGATATGGTAAAGAGTTATCTAAGGATGTTTTGACGCAATACCTAGTTAGTACTGCTGAAACAATCACCGAATAA
- the rpoN gene encoding RNA polymerase factor sigma-54, with amino-acid sequence MKFEQHLSQQQKQVQKLAMTQQLQQSIQILQYNSEELFAYIEAKALENPLIDIQAETNYSDFSSVGSRTYTNEENNYLNQIPDNHTSLFEYLIDQIHLNYRDTYLRTLVLFLVEYIDLNGYLMIDLDEASLKTGATAIEMLDALTLIQQLDPAGVGARDLRECLLLQVERDDTAPELAYIVIEEEFDHLANRKWGLIAKKFDVALSEIQTIFDYIQTLTPAPGSIFESTSGLYIRPDLTVRIKENQLTVLSNKTGTPTLQFQQAYFERMEATDDKEVQEYIKEKKNEFEWLSKTIVQRGDTILRVGTEIVQRQQEFFFKEDRPLKPMTLKEIAEVLEIHESTVSRTVNGKYLETEFGVFELRSFFSHGLSNDSTGEETSTSSIKKQLQSLVDNENKAKPLSDQKLVDLLKEQEIEISRRTVTKYREALGIPASSKRKRYDD; translated from the coding sequence ATGAAATTTGAACAACATTTATCACAACAACAAAAACAAGTCCAAAAACTTGCAATGACCCAACAATTACAGCAATCGATACAGATTTTACAATACAATTCAGAGGAACTTTTTGCATATATAGAGGCCAAAGCATTAGAAAACCCATTGATCGATATTCAAGCAGAAACAAACTATAGTGATTTTTCGAGTGTGGGCAGTCGCACATACACAAATGAAGAAAACAATTATTTGAATCAGATTCCTGATAACCATACTTCGCTTTTTGAATATTTGATCGATCAGATCCATTTGAATTATCGTGATACTTATTTACGAACGCTAGTATTGTTTTTAGTTGAATATATTGATTTAAATGGGTACTTGATGATCGACTTAGATGAGGCGAGTTTAAAAACAGGCGCAACGGCAATTGAAATGCTTGATGCTTTAACCCTGATCCAACAGTTGGATCCAGCGGGTGTTGGTGCCAGAGATTTGCGTGAGTGTCTATTGTTACAAGTTGAGCGAGATGATACAGCACCAGAGCTAGCCTATATTGTCATTGAAGAAGAATTTGATCATTTGGCGAATCGAAAATGGGGACTGATTGCCAAAAAATTTGATGTTGCATTATCAGAAATCCAAACGATTTTCGATTACATTCAGACTTTAACACCCGCACCGGGCAGTATTTTTGAATCGACATCAGGCTTATATATTCGTCCAGATTTGACCGTAAGAATCAAAGAAAATCAATTAACGGTTCTTTCTAATAAAACGGGTACGCCAACACTTCAATTTCAGCAAGCGTACTTTGAACGGATGGAAGCGACAGACGATAAAGAAGTGCAAGAGTATATTAAGGAAAAGAAAAATGAATTTGAATGGTTGTCAAAAACGATTGTTCAACGTGGAGATACGATTTTAAGAGTGGGTACAGAGATCGTCCAACGTCAGCAAGAGTTCTTTTTTAAAGAAGATCGTCCATTGAAACCGATGACATTAAAGGAAATTGCAGAAGTTTTAGAGATTCATGAGTCTACAGTTAGTCGTACAGTGAATGGTAAATATTTAGAAACAGAGTTCGGCGTTTTTGAGCTTCGTTCTTTTTTCTCACATGGTCTGTCAAATGATAGTACAGGAGAAGAAACATCAACTAGCAGTATCAAAAAACAACTACAATCTTTAGTAGATAATGAAAACAAAGCTAAACCACTCTCTGATCAAAAACTAGTAGATTTATTAAAAGAGCAAGAAATCGAAATTTCTCGCCGAACGGTTACCAAATACCGAGAAGCTTTAGGTATTCCTGCTTCGTCTAAACGAAAACGATATGATGATTAA
- a CDS encoding ABC transporter permease, translating into MFLGLEEMKYFKLRYTLVVGVIVLVAYVAFMLSGLANGLAQGVRQGVDQWEATSIILSGDANKSLNASSLVMDDLTHVKAQNVEPLGQYAGALNKVGKNKEADKINISLFGVAENSSIKPKLVEGRYFENAGEIIIPQNLVDKGIKLGDAVKIGKLDKELKVVGITKQNSFSIVPLIYTSLDQWQELKFSKIIEGAQAPINGIVVRKTPTNKIKLETTDDHLVKYGIEEFIQKLPGYSEQNLTLNAMIYFLFVITAAIIGIFIYVMTLQKTSLFGVMKAQGISNGYIIKSIIAQTFILGVIGVLIGVILTLLTNLVLPSAIPFELDSTNLLVYSIVLIIVAVLGGVFSIRTVTHVDPMKAIGG; encoded by the coding sequence ATGTTTTTAGGTTTAGAAGAAATGAAGTATTTTAAGCTTAGGTATACGTTAGTGGTTGGTGTCATTGTGTTAGTTGCTTATGTTGCATTTATGTTGTCGGGGTTAGCTAATGGACTTGCCCAAGGGGTTCGTCAAGGCGTAGATCAGTGGGAGGCAACAAGTATTATTCTATCTGGCGATGCTAACAAAAGCTTGAACGCATCAAGTTTAGTAATGGATGATTTAACACACGTAAAGGCTCAAAATGTAGAACCGCTTGGACAATATGCTGGAGCGTTAAACAAGGTTGGTAAAAACAAAGAAGCCGACAAAATCAATATTTCTCTTTTTGGCGTAGCTGAGAATAGTTCAATCAAACCTAAATTGGTTGAAGGGCGTTACTTTGAAAATGCTGGAGAAATTATTATTCCACAAAATTTAGTGGATAAAGGAATCAAACTGGGCGATGCTGTAAAAATCGGAAAACTTGATAAAGAGTTGAAGGTGGTTGGGATTACGAAACAAAATAGTTTCAGTATTGTTCCGTTAATTTATACATCCCTTGATCAATGGCAAGAGCTTAAATTTAGTAAAATCATCGAAGGTGCTCAAGCACCAATCAATGGCATCGTTGTTCGTAAAACGCCAACAAATAAGATCAAACTAGAAACAACTGATGATCATTTGGTAAAATACGGTATTGAAGAATTTATTCAAAAACTACCTGGATACAGCGAACAGAACCTGACACTCAATGCGATGATCTATTTCTTATTTGTCATCACCGCTGCGATTATTGGTATCTTTATCTATGTAATGACCTTGCAAAAAACGAGTTTATTTGGTGTTATGAAAGCACAAGGAATTTCAAATGGTTATATTATTAAATCAATCATTGCTCAAACCTTTATTTTAGGTGTGATTGGCGTTTTGATCGGTGTCATCTTGACGTTATTGACAAACCTTGTCTTACCATCTGCTATACCGTTTGAATTGGATAGTACAAACTTACTCGTTTACAGTATCGTATTGATTATCGTTGCGGTCTTAGGCGGCGTTTTCTCCATTCGGACAGTGACACATGTCGATCCAATGAAAGCGATAGGAGGCTAA
- a CDS encoding GNAT family N-acetyltransferase: protein MPTHKKLNVEFYQKNDQQLYSILTQDIRVMRYITEKTEPENEAIENFKKILAYNASHHDQTGYYKIFDQATYIGFGKLSWDGGNKIEIGYMILPEHWGKGYATKIITHLLNLVRQSEQLSQATIYAIIDPKNGASKHLLEKNHFVSVWQGIEEGLPSEHLIWQP from the coding sequence ATGCCCACTCATAAAAAATTAAATGTTGAATTCTATCAAAAAAATGACCAGCAGCTTTACTCTATTCTGACTCAAGATATCCGTGTCATGCGTTATATTACTGAAAAAACAGAACCAGAAAATGAAGCGATTGAGAACTTCAAAAAAATCTTAGCATATAATGCCAGCCATCATGATCAAACAGGCTACTATAAAATCTTTGATCAAGCTACTTATATCGGCTTTGGTAAATTGTCTTGGGATGGAGGAAATAAAATCGAGATCGGTTACATGATTTTACCTGAACACTGGGGAAAAGGTTATGCGACAAAAATAATAACTCATTTGTTAAACTTAGTAAGACAATCAGAGCAGCTATCGCAAGCTACTATTTACGCTATAATCGACCCTAAAAATGGTGCATCAAAACACCTTTTAGAAAAAAATCACTTTGTCTCTGTCTGGCAAGGAATCGAAGAAGGATTACCTTCTGAACACTTAATCTGGCAGCCTTGA
- a CDS encoding C40 family peptidase: MKTQIIITKLFLSGLTVAASLVIGNQAFATSTQPTPPDKIITEASQKLSQLKVDKQYFSDKKSKQTIQLSNLEQKMKKIQISLEQLEEIESVTAISETTKSTKDQNVTLTTTFSPVPIQNNPIVEKKEQLTELKQQQALLKTNTEDITKKQAETVKQESQLTEKITQAKKQQEEQAKKTDARSMVINSAKTHLGKPYVYGAAGPDSFDCSGLVQVAFAAAGHALGRTTVDQESAGTTISVAEAQAGDLVFWGSHGGTYHVGISTGDGSYIHAPVPGDVVQVATVASYAPDFAVRVL, encoded by the coding sequence TTGAAAACACAGATAATTATAACCAAATTATTTTTAAGCGGCTTGACCGTTGCTGCTAGTTTAGTAATAGGTAATCAAGCTTTTGCAACCTCTACACAGCCAACTCCCCCAGATAAAATCATTACAGAAGCTTCACAAAAACTATCCCAGTTAAAAGTGGATAAACAATATTTTTCAGATAAAAAAAGCAAACAAACGATTCAGCTTTCTAACTTAGAGCAAAAAATGAAAAAAATCCAAATCAGTCTTGAACAGCTAGAAGAAATTGAATCTGTTACAGCCATCTCTGAAACAACAAAATCAACTAAAGATCAGAACGTAACACTCACAACAACTTTTTCACCTGTTCCTATCCAAAATAACCCGATAGTTGAGAAAAAAGAACAATTAACTGAATTAAAACAACAACAAGCTCTCTTAAAAACAAATACAGAAGACATTACAAAAAAACAGGCTGAAACAGTTAAACAAGAATCCCAATTAACAGAAAAAATCACTCAGGCTAAAAAACAACAGGAAGAACAAGCAAAAAAAACAGATGCTCGTTCAATGGTTATTAACTCGGCCAAAACACATTTAGGTAAACCTTATGTATATGGTGCTGCGGGTCCTGATTCCTTCGACTGTTCTGGTTTAGTTCAAGTTGCTTTTGCTGCTGCTGGGCATGCTTTAGGTCGTACAACCGTTGATCAAGAATCTGCTGGAACGACAATTTCAGTTGCAGAAGCTCAAGCTGGCGACTTAGTCTTTTGGGGAAGTCACGGTGGGACCTATCACGTAGGAATTTCAACAGGCGATGGTTCTTATATCCATGCACCCGTTCCTGGCGACGTTGTCCAAGTCGCAACAGTTGCTTCCTATGCTCCAGACTTTGCTGTACGAGTTTTATAA
- a CDS encoding response regulator transcription factor, translated as MKNILIVDDHLQITEVLKEYVLKEGFNPIIADNGQAALDAFSSHAIELILLDVMLPKIDGFGVCKTIRATSNVPIIMITAKGEDYHRIMGLDIGADDYIVKPFSQSEVMARIRAILRRIERTEENQHTMDHLTYDNLTVYLEEKKVAIATQEIILTKRELELLWLLLANPEKVFSRDNLLDSLWGIDYFGDARTVDTHIKRLRAKLDEFSHPNWKIATV; from the coding sequence ATGAAAAATATTTTGATCGTTGATGATCATTTACAAATTACAGAAGTACTCAAAGAATATGTTTTAAAAGAAGGATTTAATCCAATTATAGCTGACAATGGTCAAGCAGCCTTAGATGCATTTTCTAGCCATGCGATTGAATTGATTTTATTAGATGTCATGCTACCAAAAATCGACGGATTTGGTGTTTGCAAAACGATACGTGCAACATCAAATGTCCCAATCATCATGATCACAGCCAAAGGAGAAGACTATCATCGCATCATGGGGTTAGATATTGGCGCCGATGATTATATTGTGAAACCATTTTCCCAAAGTGAAGTGATGGCACGAATCCGAGCAATTTTAAGACGAATTGAACGAACAGAAGAAAATCAGCATACTATGGATCATTTGACTTATGATAATTTGACTGTTTATCTGGAAGAAAAAAAAGTAGCGATCGCCACTCAAGAAATTATTTTAACAAAAAGAGAATTAGAGCTTTTATGGCTACTCTTAGCCAATCCAGAAAAAGTTTTTTCTCGAGATAACTTATTGGATAGTTTATGGGGCATCGATTACTTTGGCGATGCAAGAACGGTTGATACTCATATTAAACGATTGCGCGCCAAACTAGACGAATTCTCGCATCCAAATTGGAAAATTGCGACGGTTTAG
- a CDS encoding methionine ABC transporter permease, with protein sequence MQEFLQQYFPNVLLLKQEFIDSTIETLYMVFWTAIIAGILGTLLGVVLVATGPEGILKNSVLYNILEKIINVCRSIPFIIMLALIQPITRFLTGTTIGTTAALVPLVIGVIPFFARQIENALLEVDPGVVEAAESMGTSPLGIIFRVYLIEGLPSIIRVSSVTIINLIGLTAMAGAIGAGGLGNLAITRGYNRFQTDVTIVATLIILVFVFASQFISNTLIKRTSH encoded by the coding sequence ATGCAGGAATTTTTACAACAGTATTTTCCAAATGTCCTATTACTAAAACAGGAATTTATTGATAGCACGATCGAAACATTATATATGGTCTTTTGGACAGCCATTATCGCAGGAATTTTAGGCACATTACTTGGGGTTGTGTTAGTAGCAACAGGGCCTGAGGGGATTTTAAAAAACAGTGTGCTTTATAATATTTTAGAAAAAATCATCAATGTTTGTAGATCCATCCCTTTTATCATCATGCTGGCATTGATTCAGCCGATCACTCGTTTTTTAACAGGAACAACGATTGGGACAACGGCGGCTTTAGTGCCACTGGTGATAGGAGTGATTCCATTTTTTGCACGTCAGATTGAAAATGCGTTATTAGAAGTTGATCCAGGTGTTGTTGAAGCAGCAGAATCAATGGGAACTAGTCCTTTAGGAATTATTTTTAGAGTGTATTTAATTGAAGGATTACCAAGTATCATTCGAGTGTCATCCGTTACAATCATCAATTTGATTGGTTTGACCGCAATGGCTGGTGCAATTGGTGCAGGTGGCTTAGGTAACTTAGCAATCACCAGAGGCTATAATCGTTTTCAGACAGATGTTACGATCGTTGCAACACTGATCATCTTAGTGTTCGTTTTTGCTAGTCAGTTTATCAGTAATACATTGATCAAGAGAACATCACATTAA
- a CDS encoding MetQ/NlpA family ABC transporter substrate-binding protein produces MKKKLISLVLIVTGIVGIAACGKNDKVASDQDKAAPIVRVGTSPGPYSELFLEAVKPILEKEGYQIEQTEFTELIQADVALTEGAIDLNVDQHTAYLNNFNENKGTHLVGITPIPTVPTGLFPGKKRTLNDIKTGDKIGIPDDASNTARAFNLLQKAGWIELKAGVDPVKATKEDIVSNPKNLELIQMSSAQIPRSLADLDFAVIPGSIVYSAKLDPKDSLLSEDVLKEYELVATIDEKNSKSDWAQAVIKAYHSDAFKKYLNEHNQGNYWFIPKELQEEQK; encoded by the coding sequence ATGAAGAAAAAGTTAATCAGTCTAGTGTTGATCGTAACAGGGATTGTTGGAATTGCAGCGTGTGGTAAGAATGATAAGGTAGCATCAGATCAAGACAAAGCAGCACCAATTGTTCGAGTTGGAACCTCACCTGGTCCGTATAGCGAATTATTCTTAGAAGCGGTTAAACCGATTCTAGAAAAGGAAGGCTATCAAATAGAACAAACTGAATTTACAGAATTGATTCAAGCTGACGTAGCATTAACAGAAGGGGCCATTGATTTAAATGTAGATCAGCACACCGCTTATCTAAACAATTTTAACGAGAATAAAGGAACACACTTAGTGGGAATCACACCAATTCCTACTGTCCCGACCGGGCTGTTTCCAGGAAAGAAACGTACATTAAATGATATAAAAACAGGAGACAAAATCGGGATTCCAGATGATGCTTCAAATACAGCACGAGCGTTTAACCTACTGCAAAAAGCTGGCTGGATCGAATTAAAAGCAGGTGTTGATCCAGTTAAAGCGACTAAAGAAGATATTGTGAGCAATCCAAAAAATCTGGAACTGATTCAAATGTCATCCGCTCAAATACCTCGAAGTTTAGCAGATTTAGATTTTGCTGTAATACCAGGAAGTATTGTTTATAGTGCCAAGCTAGATCCTAAAGATAGTTTACTCTCAGAAGATGTGTTAAAAGAATACGAATTAGTTGCAACAATTGATGAAAAAAATTCAAAAAGCGACTGGGCCCAAGCGGTGATAAAAGCGTATCATTCCGATGCGTTTAAAAAATATTTGAACGAACATAATCAAGGGAATTATTGGTTTATTCCAAAAGAACTACAGGAGGAACAAAAATGA
- a CDS encoding MetQ/NlpA family ABC transporter substrate-binding protein, translating into MKKTIKIIGLALTIGFVLAGCSAGSAKSDKNEVVKLGVVGANNEVLESVKERLKDEGIDLQLVEFSDYTQPNAALAEKEIDLNSFQHQIFLDNYNAEHKTDLVSIGNTVSAPLGIYSSKIKDVKELKTGAEIAIPNDATNGGRALLLLQSAGLIKVDPAKKQTPTVSDVTENKLNLKITELDASQTARALQDIDASVINSGMAVDAGFVPTKDAIFLEPVDETSKPYVNIIVAREADKDNKTYNKVVDTYQQEETKKVIEETSKGSSIPAWETFGRK; encoded by the coding sequence ATGAAAAAGACAATTAAAATTATCGGATTAGCGTTAACAATTGGGTTTGTATTAGCAGGATGTTCTGCTGGAAGTGCTAAAAGCGACAAGAATGAAGTGGTTAAATTAGGCGTAGTGGGTGCTAACAATGAAGTTTTAGAATCAGTTAAAGAACGTCTAAAAGATGAAGGCATCGATTTACAGCTTGTAGAGTTTTCTGATTATACCCAACCGAATGCGGCATTAGCCGAAAAAGAGATCGACTTAAATTCGTTCCAACATCAAATTTTCTTGGATAACTATAATGCAGAACACAAAACAGATCTTGTGTCGATCGGAAATACGGTTAGTGCACCATTAGGGATTTATTCATCTAAAATTAAAGATGTCAAAGAATTAAAAACGGGTGCTGAAATCGCAATTCCAAATGATGCTACAAATGGTGGACGGGCATTATTGCTATTACAAAGTGCTGGGTTGATCAAAGTAGATCCTGCTAAGAAACAAACTCCGACAGTAAGTGATGTCACTGAAAACAAATTAAACTTAAAAATCACAGAATTAGATGCTTCTCAAACAGCTAGAGCGTTGCAAGATATTGATGCTTCTGTGATCAATAGCGGAATGGCTGTCGATGCTGGGTTTGTCCCAACGAAAGATGCGATTTTCTTAGAGCCTGTGGATGAAACATCAAAACCGTATGTCAATATCATTGTTGCTCGTGAAGCGGACAAAGACAATAAAACGTACAATAAAGTAGTTGACACGTATCAACAAGAAGAAACGAAAAAAGTGATCGAAGAAACATCAAAAGGATCAAGTATCCCAGCTTGGGAAACATTTGGTAGAAAATAA
- a CDS encoding TetR/AcrR family transcriptional regulator → MKKESVFEVTHQSILETAKDLFLTNGYKNTSTRDIAKAANITQPALYYHFSNKEILFIEINKQIGIQLKSAIEQIHEEQDTIENQLIKCTNALLTVYHRDIFSFIHQSAAEMEQANKQQLFYILNDYYLVPLQTIFESSQEPLNSSVSSKKAAQFYLMSLSLLFSTIHQLSTEKERSAQISELMDMVLHGVLS, encoded by the coding sequence ATGAAAAAAGAATCAGTATTTGAGGTAACACATCAGTCAATTTTAGAAACTGCGAAGGATCTTTTTTTAACGAACGGATACAAAAATACTTCTACTCGTGATATTGCTAAAGCTGCAAATATTACACAACCAGCATTGTATTATCATTTTTCTAATAAAGAAATTCTATTTATTGAGATTAATAAACAAATTGGTATTCAGTTAAAAAGTGCAATCGAACAGATTCATGAAGAACAAGATACCATCGAAAATCAATTGATTAAATGCACCAATGCTCTGTTAACTGTCTATCATAGAGATATTTTTTCTTTTATCCATCAAAGTGCAGCAGAAATGGAACAAGCAAATAAACAGCAGCTATTTTATATATTGAATGATTATTATCTAGTTCCATTACAGACTATTTTTGAATCGAGTCAAGAGCCATTAAACAGCAGTGTGTCTTCAAAAAAGGCAGCTCAATTTTATCTGATGAGTTTGTCATTGTTATTTTCAACGATTCATCAGCTTTCTACAGAAAAAGAGCGCTCAGCGCAAATTTCTGAGTTAATGGATATGGTATTACATGGTGTTTTATCTTGA
- a CDS encoding ABC transporter ATP-binding protein: protein MTDILVMDDIRKTFGKGHAKVEALKGINLSVKAGEFVSIIGPSGSGKSTFLTIAGGLQSPTTGKIVINGKDFTHLSEKKRSRLRFEEIGFILQASNLIPFLTVGNQFTLVDKIEKKKTETQRINDLLASLDIADLINKFPRDLSGGERQRVAIARALFNEPSLILADEPTASLDTEHAYEVVKILAKEAHEKQKATIMVTHDPRMIEWSDSVYRIEDGNLIKE, encoded by the coding sequence ATGACTGATATTTTAGTAATGGATGATATTCGGAAAACATTTGGAAAAGGTCATGCAAAAGTGGAAGCGTTGAAAGGAATCAATTTAAGTGTTAAAGCTGGAGAATTTGTCAGTATTATTGGTCCCTCTGGCTCTGGAAAAAGTACATTCTTAACCATTGCAGGCGGACTACAGTCACCTACAACAGGCAAGATCGTGATTAACGGAAAAGATTTTACTCATCTGAGTGAGAAGAAACGCTCACGATTACGTTTTGAAGAAATTGGCTTTATTTTACAGGCATCTAATTTGATTCCATTTTTAACTGTAGGAAATCAATTTACACTAGTCGATAAAATCGAAAAGAAAAAAACAGAGACTCAGCGCATCAATGACTTATTAGCTTCTTTGGATATTGCTGATTTGATCAATAAATTTCCAAGAGATCTTTCGGGCGGTGAACGTCAACGAGTAGCAATTGCTCGAGCATTGTTTAACGAACCGAGTTTGATTTTAGCGGATGAACCAACTGCTAGCTTAGACACAGAACACGCATATGAAGTGGTAAAAATTTTAGCAAAAGAAGCACATGAAAAGCAAAAAGCAACGATCATGGTCACACACGATCCAAGAATGATTGAGTGGAGCGATAGTGTTTACCGTATTGAAGATGGCAACTTGATAAAAGAGTAA